The Candidatus Koribacter versatilis Ellin345 genome has a segment encoding these proteins:
- a CDS encoding DinB family protein: protein MTLNQELHKQLLALLKGGNAHATLDEAVKDFPADKHGVKPQGVPYSAWQLLEHIRIAQHDILRFSKNHDGSYKSPKWPEGYWPESPEPPNAGAWEKTIKQIKADQKEFEELLGDTKTKLDEPFPWGDGQNLLRQALLIADHNAYHLGEIVAVRRMLGAWHG from the coding sequence ATGACACTGAATCAAGAACTGCACAAGCAATTGCTCGCGTTATTGAAGGGTGGCAATGCGCACGCGACACTCGACGAAGCGGTGAAAGACTTCCCCGCTGACAAACATGGAGTGAAGCCGCAAGGAGTGCCCTACTCGGCATGGCAGTTGTTGGAACACATCCGCATTGCGCAGCACGACATATTGCGCTTCAGCAAGAACCACGACGGCTCCTACAAGTCGCCGAAATGGCCGGAGGGTTACTGGCCGGAATCGCCCGAACCCCCGAATGCCGGAGCTTGGGAGAAAACGATCAAACAGATCAAGGCCGACCAGAAAGAGTTTGAAGAGTTGCTTGGCGATACGAAGACGAAGCTCGATGAACCATTTCCATGGGGCGATGGCCAGAATTTGCTACGCCAAGCGCTGCTGATTGCCGACCACAACGCTTACCATCTTGGCGAGATCGTGGCCGTGAGGCGAATGCTCGGCGCGTGGCATGGCTAA
- a CDS encoding fibronectin type III domain-containing protein → MKSLIISAILVLGSTVAMAQMASPDQRQAEHEQERASGIHDQVDVIAGPTVQQVTNRSAVLTWQTNKVAATRVNYGLDPNNLYQHAYLPGGSTEHQVALRNLRPHTTYYFLVENTYGQNRLTGTFTTQ, encoded by the coding sequence ATGAAATCACTCATCATTTCAGCAATTCTCGTGCTTGGCAGCACGGTAGCGATGGCACAGATGGCCTCGCCAGACCAGCGGCAGGCCGAGCACGAACAGGAACGCGCCAGCGGCATTCACGACCAGGTGGACGTGATCGCAGGCCCAACCGTGCAACAAGTGACGAACCGGTCAGCGGTGTTGACGTGGCAGACAAACAAAGTAGCCGCGACGCGCGTCAATTACGGACTTGATCCAAACAACCTGTATCAGCACGCGTATCTTCCGGGCGGTTCCACCGAACACCAGGTCGCGCTACGTAACCTGCGTCCGCACACAACGTATTACTTCCTGGTGGAAAACACCTATGGACAGAATCGGCTGACGGGGACGTTCACCACGCAATAG
- the holA gene encoding DNA polymerase III subunit delta: protein MKSFAPTERFVSEVEQRKLKAGYVFIGDEAFFRKQCRDAILTHLVPPDVREFSLYEMDLSDSGIGEVLDRARTPSLMAPFQVFFVRGTKNLYGRGKHDDEFAAIEDYFKNPNPDALIIFVADHISIPADVRKMDYQDKERYEKIRETLGDWCSLIEFARVEDNEAAKWALQIAQNQGVKLEQDAARELVDSLGGDMMLLANELEKLVLYVGEKKRITLGDVETMVLAAKQRSLYELTDAISQHDRVKALQVLDAILSTGDGEEAAIGHLYMLARTFRQMLVISERNVRDSRALWQVLWQGFRVPPFAAEDIIRQARRFKSRRELTRAIRLVAKADLAVRSNPPSKRLILENLILDLASEPRVIEPGWQQEELPV from the coding sequence GTGAAGAGCTTCGCGCCCACCGAGCGGTTTGTCAGCGAAGTCGAACAGCGCAAGCTGAAGGCTGGCTACGTGTTCATCGGCGACGAAGCGTTCTTCCGCAAGCAGTGTCGTGACGCCATCCTCACGCACCTCGTTCCACCCGACGTCCGCGAATTCAGTCTGTACGAAATGGATCTTTCAGACTCCGGTATTGGCGAGGTACTCGACCGTGCCCGTACGCCTTCGCTCATGGCGCCATTCCAGGTCTTCTTCGTGCGCGGCACCAAGAACCTCTACGGCCGCGGCAAGCACGACGACGAATTCGCCGCCATCGAAGACTATTTCAAGAACCCGAATCCTGACGCGCTCATCATCTTCGTCGCCGACCACATCAGTATTCCGGCCGACGTTCGCAAGATGGATTACCAGGACAAAGAACGCTACGAGAAGATTCGTGAGACCCTCGGCGATTGGTGCAGCCTGATTGAATTCGCGCGCGTGGAAGATAACGAAGCAGCAAAGTGGGCGCTCCAAATCGCGCAGAACCAGGGCGTAAAGCTCGAGCAGGATGCCGCCCGAGAACTTGTGGATTCTCTTGGTGGCGACATGATGCTGCTCGCCAATGAACTCGAGAAGCTTGTTCTGTATGTCGGAGAAAAGAAGCGCATCACCCTCGGCGATGTCGAGACCATGGTCCTCGCTGCCAAGCAGCGCTCGCTCTACGAACTGACCGACGCCATCTCGCAGCACGATCGCGTGAAAGCGTTGCAAGTCCTCGACGCCATCCTCTCCACCGGCGATGGCGAAGAGGCCGCGATCGGCCACCTCTATATGCTGGCGCGGACCTTCCGTCAAATGCTGGTGATCAGCGAACGCAATGTCCGAGATTCGCGCGCTCTATGGCAGGTGTTGTGGCAGGGTTTCCGCGTGCCTCCTTTCGCCGCGGAAGACATTATTCGACAGGCGCGACGCTTCAAGTCACGCCGCGAACTTACCCGCGCCATCCGGCTCGTCGCCAAGGCCGACCTTGCCGTGCGCTCGAATCCGCCTAGCAAACGGCTCATCCTTGAGAACCTCATACTCGATCTCGCGTCCGAACCGCGTGTCATCGAGCCGGGATGGCAGCAGGAAGAATTACCCGTCTAA
- the lptE gene encoding LPS assembly lipoprotein LptE, which translates to MTAFRVSLIAIALAVVLSTGCGYHEAGKAVRIPPDVKTISIPIFENQTKTYHIEQIITNAVIHEMSSRTKYRIVSSPSDDVDATITGKVLTTESTPATYDSQTGRATTALVTVTASVKFVDRHGKVLFENNNYTFRDQYQLSADPLSFFEEDTVALHRMASDFSRTLVSNILEAF; encoded by the coding sequence GTGACAGCTTTCCGCGTCTCGCTGATCGCGATCGCCCTTGCGGTAGTGCTTAGCACCGGTTGCGGCTATCACGAGGCCGGGAAAGCGGTACGTATTCCGCCTGACGTAAAGACCATCTCGATTCCTATCTTCGAGAACCAGACCAAGACTTACCACATCGAGCAGATCATCACGAACGCTGTCATCCACGAGATGTCGAGCCGCACGAAGTATCGGATTGTGAGCTCTCCCAGCGACGACGTCGATGCCACCATCACCGGCAAGGTGCTGACGACGGAAAGCACTCCGGCCACCTACGATTCGCAGACCGGTCGCGCCACCACCGCTCTCGTGACCGTCACTGCATCCGTGAAATTCGTGGACCGCCACGGCAAGGTACTCTTCGAAAATAACAACTACACGTTCCGCGATCAGTACCAGCTTTCCGCGGATCCGTTAAGTTTCTTTGAAGAAGACACGGTCGCGTTGCACCGTATGGCCAGCGATTTTTCGCGTACACTCGTCAGCAATATTTTGGAGGCGTTTTAG
- a CDS encoding Asd/ArgC dimerization domain-containing protein produces MTKTKNENTNWGMLFRVAIVGAATLKGREIKEVLSERNFPAQDVRLLDDEESLGQLEQVGDEATFIQSLVPEHLANVDFAFFASDPEFTQKTWKQSKQSGSEIIDLSYALENEPGVQLRSPWIEHELGTAELSLTTHPVVVAHPAAVVLALLLVRAKKAGAIRNAIATVFEPASERGKRGMDELHEQTINLLSFQQLPMTIFGTQVAFNMVDRFGAGSVHSLAESEQRILRHFKAIVGNAAPVPSLMLLQTPTFHGHGFSLYIELADGATLDQLREALSGEHVTLATETEAPNNVSAAGQEQVLVNVRRDPLKESGFWIWATSDNLRVSSTSAVECAELMAASRPRGQVQ; encoded by the coding sequence ATGACTAAAACTAAAAACGAAAATACGAATTGGGGCATGCTGTTTCGAGTTGCCATTGTCGGCGCTGCCACCCTTAAGGGCCGTGAAATTAAAGAGGTCCTCAGCGAGCGCAATTTCCCAGCGCAGGACGTTCGTCTGCTCGATGACGAAGAGTCCCTTGGCCAGCTTGAACAGGTTGGCGATGAAGCCACCTTCATCCAGAGTCTTGTCCCCGAGCATCTCGCGAACGTTGACTTCGCTTTCTTCGCGAGCGATCCCGAGTTCACGCAGAAGACGTGGAAGCAGTCCAAGCAGTCCGGCAGCGAGATTATCGATCTCTCTTATGCCCTCGAGAACGAGCCCGGTGTGCAGCTGCGATCTCCTTGGATCGAGCACGAACTCGGCACGGCGGAACTGAGCCTCACCACACATCCCGTGGTGGTCGCCCATCCCGCAGCGGTGGTGCTCGCATTGCTGCTTGTCCGCGCAAAGAAGGCCGGCGCCATTCGCAACGCGATTGCGACTGTCTTCGAGCCTGCCTCTGAACGCGGGAAGCGCGGCATGGATGAACTCCACGAACAGACCATCAATTTGCTCAGCTTCCAGCAACTTCCTATGACGATTTTCGGCACGCAAGTCGCGTTCAACATGGTGGACCGCTTCGGGGCAGGATCGGTGCATTCGCTGGCCGAATCAGAACAGCGCATTCTGCGCCACTTTAAGGCGATTGTCGGCAACGCTGCCCCCGTACCTTCGTTGATGCTGTTGCAGACGCCCACCTTCCACGGCCACGGCTTTTCGCTTTACATTGAATTGGCGGATGGCGCGACGCTCGACCAATTGCGCGAGGCGCTAAGCGGTGAGCACGTGACGCTCGCAACCGAGACCGAAGCGCCCAACAACGTGAGCGCGGCGGGACAGGAACAAGTGCTGGTGAATGTGCGGCGCGATCCGCTGAAGGAGAGTGGTTTCTGGATTTGGGCGACGTCCGACAACCTGCGCGTCTCTTCGACCTCCGCCGTCGAGTGCGCGGAACTGATGGCCGCCAGCCGTCCACGAGGCCAGGTGCAGTGA
- a CDS encoding CDP-alcohol phosphatidyltransferase family protein, protein MRRKDDDPGRQRRLRKGLYILPSLFTAVNIAAGYYAISQAIQAANNQGDPRHYDLAALAIGFAIVFDGLDGRVARMTNTTSDFGRELDSLADVITFGMAPAILAWLWGFHAMAMANTVLQGKLMRFGAVVTFLFLAAGACRLARFNIQLNPQPSNPGRPGKKYFVGMPIPGGAGVIASVVHFAHGYPIASWWMALIWAFFVLTLGFLMVSRWRFPSFKGVDFRQRHSARLIVVLCALVAMIILFSDWTLFVISITYMFWGIFSRLFYGFRRGSQMPPPSPDQVVHAD, encoded by the coding sequence ATGCGTCGTAAAGATGACGATCCTGGCCGACAACGCCGGCTGCGTAAGGGCCTGTACATCCTTCCTTCGCTCTTCACCGCGGTGAACATCGCGGCGGGCTATTACGCCATCTCCCAGGCGATTCAAGCTGCCAACAACCAGGGTGATCCGCGGCACTACGATCTCGCTGCGCTCGCGATTGGCTTCGCGATCGTCTTCGACGGCCTCGACGGCCGCGTGGCGCGCATGACCAACACCACCAGCGATTTTGGCCGCGAACTCGATTCGCTTGCCGACGTAATCACCTTCGGCATGGCGCCCGCGATCCTCGCGTGGCTGTGGGGCTTCCACGCCATGGCGATGGCCAACACGGTTCTGCAAGGGAAGCTCATGCGCTTCGGCGCCGTGGTGACCTTCCTGTTCCTCGCCGCTGGCGCTTGCCGTCTCGCACGCTTCAACATCCAATTGAATCCGCAGCCATCAAACCCGGGCAGGCCAGGAAAGAAATACTTTGTCGGTATGCCGATACCTGGCGGTGCGGGCGTCATCGCGTCCGTGGTTCACTTTGCGCACGGCTATCCCATCGCGTCCTGGTGGATGGCGCTAATCTGGGCGTTCTTCGTTCTTACGCTCGGATTCCTCATGGTCAGCCGCTGGCGCTTCCCGAGTTTCAAGGGCGTGGATTTCCGCCAGCGTCACTCGGCGCGACTCATTGTTGTGCTGTGCGCACTGGTTGCGATGATCATCTTGTTCTCCGATTGGACGCTGTTCGTCATTTCCATCACGTATATGTTCTGGGGCATTTTCTCGCGGCTCTTCTATGGCTTCCGCCGCGGATCGCAAATGCCGCCGCCGTCTCCCGACCAGGTTGTACACGCCGACTGA
- a CDS encoding phosphatidylserine decarboxylase, which yields MVRDGIYYVVAFVAVAILVGYFTIWPLAIIPLLLAFFFGWFFRDPERQIPQTVGAIVSPGDGKVTDIVTVDVNGEPRTRISVFLNIFNVHVNRSPIAGTIREVRYQKGKFGNAMGAISADANEQNIVTVEGEGQTVIFKQIAGLLARRIVFTKKVGDVVGRGERVGLIKFGSRVDVIFTSESDVSVKIGDHVAGGSTILAVARVAHGNAPVLSGTERGGAR from the coding sequence ATGGTTCGTGACGGAATCTATTACGTGGTCGCCTTCGTCGCGGTTGCGATTTTGGTGGGCTATTTCACCATCTGGCCGCTGGCGATCATTCCCCTGCTGTTGGCATTCTTCTTTGGCTGGTTCTTTCGCGATCCGGAGCGCCAGATCCCGCAGACGGTCGGCGCGATCGTTTCACCGGGCGACGGCAAGGTCACGGACATCGTTACGGTGGATGTAAACGGCGAGCCCCGGACCCGTATCAGCGTATTCCTCAACATCTTTAACGTGCACGTAAATCGCTCGCCCATTGCCGGAACCATCCGCGAAGTGCGCTACCAGAAGGGCAAGTTCGGCAACGCCATGGGCGCGATTTCCGCCGACGCCAACGAACAGAACATTGTGACCGTGGAAGGTGAAGGGCAGACGGTGATCTTCAAGCAGATTGCCGGACTGCTGGCCCGTCGCATCGTATTTACGAAGAAGGTCGGGGACGTGGTTGGTCGCGGAGAGCGTGTCGGATTGATAAAGTTCGGTTCGCGAGTTGACGTGATTTTCACATCTGAATCCGACGTCTCGGTGAAGATTGGAGACCATGTTGCCGGCGGCTCGACTATCCTCGCAGTTGCACGAGTGGCACACGGTAATGCGCCGGTGCTGAGCGGCACGGAACGCGGAGGAGCACGTTGA
- a CDS encoding DUF465 domain-containing protein — MASAVREQLLAHNDEFRRLSHEHTQYAQRLDSLTSKRYLSEDEKVEEVRLKKLKLRLKDEMEKLELQYKEQHHVA, encoded by the coding sequence ATGGCTTCTGCAGTCCGCGAACAGCTTCTCGCACACAACGATGAGTTTCGCCGTCTCTCCCACGAACACACTCAATACGCACAGCGCCTCGATAGCCTGACATCCAAGCGCTATCTTTCGGAAGACGAAAAGGTCGAGGAAGTGCGCCTGAAAAAGTTAAAGCTGCGCTTGAAGGATGAGATGGAGAAACTCGAGCTCCAATACAAGGAGCAGCATCACGTAGCCTAG
- the rimI gene encoding ribosomal protein S18-alanine N-acetyltransferase, whose amino-acid sequence MSEFSIRQSVPFDLPAILQIERANESAAHWSEDAYQRLWTDLDAHRVAFIAERGGEVLGFIVGHQVADEWELENVAVALSAKRQGIGRDLVQRLVSIAEAAVGTRIFLEVRASNLPAQHLYEVLGFEQVGSRRNYYSNPQEDALLFEKKLTAISMKIR is encoded by the coding sequence ATGAGCGAGTTCTCAATCCGTCAGTCGGTTCCGTTCGACCTGCCGGCCATCCTTCAAATCGAGCGCGCGAATGAAAGCGCCGCGCACTGGAGCGAGGATGCTTACCAGCGTCTCTGGACCGATCTCGACGCGCACCGGGTTGCCTTCATCGCCGAGCGCGGGGGGGAAGTCCTCGGATTCATTGTTGGCCACCAAGTTGCGGACGAGTGGGAACTGGAGAACGTTGCCGTTGCACTTTCCGCAAAGCGCCAGGGCATTGGCAGGGATCTCGTACAGCGACTCGTCTCCATTGCCGAAGCCGCCGTAGGAACTCGCATCTTTCTGGAGGTCCGCGCTTCCAATCTTCCTGCCCAGCACCTGTACGAAGTACTAGGTTTTGAACAGGTCGGGAGTCGCAGGAATTACTACAGTAATCCGCAAGAGGATGCCCTCCTGTTTGAGAAAAAGTTAACGGCAATCAGTATGAAAATCCGTTGA
- the tsaB gene encoding tRNA (adenosine(37)-N6)-threonylcarbamoyltransferase complex dimerization subunit type 1 TsaB produces the protein MILLTIDTSGKQGSLGLSRRDEQGIHVLAAESLTSGQYSAELIPKFAAMLDRAALKKSDMHAFAVVAGPGSFTGLRVGLAAAKGFAEALNKPLTALSTLELIAAASQRESGSVVAAMDAGRSEIFLGHCEIHPKLEIRTLAELLVKQSELGDRVRELRAPMIVADEKIASFAREARLDVQDIPAPGVELAAALAFAQLDRGVTVRPDDLDANYIRRSDAEIFSATNL, from the coding sequence ATGATCCTTCTCACCATTGACACGAGCGGCAAGCAGGGGAGCCTCGGTCTCTCGCGCCGCGACGAGCAGGGAATTCACGTGCTTGCCGCGGAGTCGCTGACCAGTGGTCAGTACTCTGCCGAACTGATACCGAAGTTTGCTGCGATGCTGGATCGCGCCGCGTTGAAGAAGTCGGATATGCATGCTTTCGCGGTCGTCGCCGGGCCGGGATCGTTCACAGGGCTCCGGGTGGGTCTCGCGGCTGCTAAGGGGTTCGCCGAGGCTCTGAACAAGCCTCTCACCGCGCTTTCCACACTCGAACTCATCGCCGCCGCATCGCAACGTGAAAGCGGTTCTGTGGTCGCGGCGATGGATGCCGGTCGTAGCGAAATTTTTCTGGGCCATTGCGAAATTCATCCAAAGCTTGAAATTCGCACCCTCGCCGAGCTGCTCGTTAAACAATCCGAACTCGGCGACCGCGTCCGAGAACTCCGAGCGCCAATGATCGTTGCCGACGAGAAAATCGCGAGCTTCGCGCGTGAAGCCAGGCTCGATGTCCAGGATATCCCGGCTCCCGGCGTCGAACTCGCCGCCGCGCTCGCCTTCGCCCAACTCGACCGCGGTGTGACGGTGCGTCCCGACGACCTGGACGCCAACTACATCCGTCGCTCTGACGCTGAAATCTTCTCCGCGACGAACCTATGA
- the mce gene encoding methylmalonyl-CoA epimerase produces MFQIDHLGIAVKSLAQAKKFYETLGMNVMPEETVAAEKVRLAMVPMDGSRIELLEPTEDDSPIGRFLAKRGEGLHHVALHVDDIAGSIERLKAAGTRFISDEIKVGAGGHLYVFIHPSSAGGVLLELCEDPPTGV; encoded by the coding sequence ATGTTTCAGATTGATCATCTTGGAATCGCAGTGAAGTCGCTCGCACAGGCGAAGAAGTTTTACGAGACGCTCGGCATGAACGTGATGCCCGAGGAGACTGTCGCCGCAGAAAAAGTGCGCCTCGCGATGGTTCCCATGGACGGCAGCCGAATCGAGCTGCTTGAACCTACAGAAGACGATTCGCCCATCGGAAGATTTCTCGCCAAGCGCGGCGAAGGCTTGCACCACGTCGCACTGCACGTAGATGACATTGCCGGATCGATCGAGCGATTAAAAGCCGCCGGAACGCGCTTCATCTCCGATGAGATCAAAGTCGGTGCGGGCGGGCATCTCTACGTCTTCATTCACCCCTCAAGCGCCGGCGGAGTTCTGCTTGAATTGTGCGAAGATCCACCGACTGGCGTGTAA
- the meaB gene encoding methylmalonyl Co-A mutase-associated GTPase MeaB, whose translation MTDEIKNWAERIRSGDLRALARAITAVENRSPYASELMKALFPHSGNAGIIGVTGAPGAGKSTLVDGVAREYRKAEKTVGIVAIDPTSPFSGGAILGDRIRMQGHYSDPGIFIRSMATRGSLGGLARTTADVTSILDASGRDLVLVETVGVGQDEVDIVKLADVTVVVLVPGMGDDVQSIKAGIMEIADIFVINKADRDGAERVEREIRALQGLALRHDAWIPPIVKTVAHTGDGIPELVKKIDEYRVFLDKSEAGHEKRIQNWRNRLVEMLRDALMEQVEREHLGNGAASRYAAEIADHKRDPYTIIEEIVGTVGRR comes from the coding sequence GTGACTGACGAGATCAAGAATTGGGCGGAACGGATTCGCAGCGGCGACTTGCGTGCTCTTGCGCGCGCGATTACTGCCGTCGAGAACCGCTCCCCGTACGCCAGCGAGTTGATGAAGGCGCTCTTTCCTCATAGCGGAAACGCGGGGATTATCGGCGTTACCGGCGCACCAGGTGCGGGCAAAAGCACGCTGGTGGACGGCGTCGCACGCGAGTACCGCAAGGCCGAGAAGACGGTAGGCATCGTCGCCATTGACCCCACCTCGCCGTTCAGTGGCGGCGCGATTCTCGGCGATCGTATTCGCATGCAGGGTCACTACTCCGATCCCGGAATCTTCATCCGCAGCATGGCTACTCGTGGTTCGCTCGGTGGCCTGGCGCGCACCACCGCCGATGTTACTTCGATCCTCGACGCCAGCGGCCGCGACCTTGTTTTGGTAGAAACCGTCGGTGTTGGCCAGGATGAAGTGGACATCGTGAAACTCGCGGATGTCACGGTCGTCGTGCTCGTGCCCGGGATGGGAGATGATGTGCAGTCCATCAAAGCCGGCATCATGGAAATCGCCGACATCTTCGTCATCAATAAGGCTGACCGCGATGGCGCCGAGCGTGTGGAACGCGAGATCAGGGCTCTCCAGGGGCTGGCTCTGCGGCATGATGCCTGGATTCCGCCGATTGTGAAGACTGTGGCCCACACGGGCGATGGCATTCCCGAGTTGGTGAAGAAAATCGATGAGTACCGCGTGTTCCTCGACAAAAGCGAAGCCGGGCACGAGAAGCGCATCCAGAACTGGCGCAACCGGTTGGTCGAAATGCTGCGTGACGCGTTGATGGAGCAGGTGGAGCGCGAGCATCTCGGCAACGGCGCCGCCAGCCGCTACGCCGCCGAGATTGCGGACCACAAACGCGACCCGTACACGATAATTGAGGAAATTGTCGGCACCGTGGGACGTCGTTAG
- the hemW gene encoding radical SAM family heme chaperone HemW — MALGIYISVPFCRTKCSFCNFASGVFSRELFDRYINIVAEDIARAEQIAPGAQFESEVDSIYLGGGTPSVLAPDQLERLFLAVHEKFKVSNNTEVTVECAPGTLTREMLNALVDFGVNRVSLGVQSFVDEESRSVGRLHTREITFADINSLRQHGIENISVDLIAGLPHQTPKSWRESLQDVVDSQVPHVSVYMLEVDEDSRLGRELMAGGTRYHAHFVPDDDTTADLYQQACDTLNKAGVRQYEISNFARPESESRHNLKYWLRQPYLGFGVDAHSMLASQNCEGLRFSTADDLDQFLAGAPRTFRHVNRAAAEDEAFFLGLRLNRGVDLSAIEQESGKDPVARRGAALEELTEAELLQRDHCTIRLTDRGRLLSNEVFERLTLAAPPEEERRNESANPPLIAISPPPK; from the coding sequence GTGGCCCTCGGCATTTATATCTCTGTCCCGTTTTGCCGCACTAAGTGCTCTTTCTGCAATTTCGCGTCAGGGGTGTTCTCGCGGGAGCTTTTCGACCGCTACATCAATATCGTGGCCGAAGACATTGCGCGGGCCGAACAGATTGCGCCGGGCGCTCAGTTCGAGAGCGAGGTGGACTCGATCTATCTCGGTGGGGGGACTCCGAGTGTATTGGCCCCCGACCAACTGGAGCGACTTTTCCTCGCGGTTCACGAAAAGTTCAAAGTGAGCAACAACACCGAAGTCACAGTGGAATGCGCGCCGGGAACACTGACCCGCGAAATGCTGAACGCGCTGGTGGATTTCGGTGTGAACCGCGTGAGCCTTGGGGTGCAGTCGTTTGTAGATGAAGAGAGCCGTTCGGTCGGACGACTCCATACGCGCGAAATCACCTTCGCCGACATCAATTCCCTGCGCCAACATGGGATTGAAAACATCAGCGTGGACCTGATCGCCGGACTTCCGCACCAAACGCCCAAGAGTTGGCGTGAGTCGCTGCAGGACGTGGTGGACTCGCAGGTGCCGCACGTAAGTGTGTACATGCTTGAGGTCGATGAGGACTCCCGCTTGGGACGCGAACTGATGGCGGGCGGCACGCGCTACCATGCCCATTTTGTCCCCGATGACGACACCACCGCGGACCTCTATCAGCAGGCGTGCGACACACTGAACAAGGCTGGAGTAAGGCAATACGAAATCTCGAATTTTGCACGCCCAGAGAGCGAATCGCGGCATAACTTAAAGTATTGGTTGAGGCAGCCTTATCTTGGATTTGGGGTGGATGCTCACTCCATGCTGGCTTCGCAGAATTGCGAGGGACTGCGCTTCTCCACTGCCGACGACCTGGATCAATTCCTTGCCGGAGCGCCGCGAACGTTTCGCCATGTGAACCGGGCCGCAGCGGAAGACGAAGCATTCTTCCTCGGCTTGCGACTGAACCGCGGCGTCGACCTGAGCGCGATCGAGCAGGAGTCCGGGAAAGACCCCGTCGCACGTCGCGGCGCCGCACTCGAAGAACTCACAGAGGCCGAACTCCTCCAACGCGATCACTGCACCATACGTCTCACCGATCGCGGGCGGTTGCTCTCCAATGAAGTCTTTGAGCGGTTAACGCTTGCCGCGCCTCCCGAAGAGGAACGGCGGAACGAGTCGGCGAATCCGCCACTCATCGCAATTTCTCCGCCACCCAAGTAA